Within the Leptogranulimonas caecicola genome, the region GACCTCATCAAGCCCGTCGTGGTCATCGAGGAAGACTAGTCTTATCAAGGTTGATGCGCTCTGAAGGCGCGCCAGCTTCTCGCTATTTGCAGCAATGCGGGCGGTGTCACAGATTGTGGCGCCGCCCTTTTTTCTAGGGGAGGCACCATGAAGGTACTCGTGATCTCAGGCTTTCTGGGAGCAGGCAAGACCACCTTTATCCAGGAACTGGCGCGGCGCACCCACCGCGACTTTGTGATCTATGAGAACGAATACGGTCAGACCGATATCGATAGTCAGGTGCTCAAAGAGGGCACTGGCCTCGAGGTCTGGGAATCGCTTGATCGTTGCATTTGCTGTACTGGCAAACAGGATTTCGCCACCAGCGTGCTCACCATCGCCAACACCTTAGACCCTGAGTACCTGGTGGTCGAGCCTACGGGCGTCGCCAAGCTTTCCGCAGTGCTCGACAACGTGGACAAGGTCACCTACGAGCGCATCAGCCTCCTTGAGCCCGTGTGCATCGTGGACTGGGAGTCTTGGCAGTCTGAGAAAGAGGCCTACCCAGAGATCTTCAACGACCAGCTGGACGCCGCTCCCACTGTGGTGATCTCCAAGATACCCGCTCGGGATGATGCCCAGGCAGAGGGTGTTGACGAAGGCCTCGACGACCTGGTGGGGTCCATCTGCGACGCTAAGCCCGGCGTCGATATCAAGGCAGTCCCGCTCTCAGAGATTCCCGACGAGTGGTTTGAGTCGTTGCTTCACCGCGACCTCAACCCCGAGCAGGCAGCCGCTGAGCCAGCACCCTCGCCTGACGAGGATCCCGGACTTGAAACCTTCGCCCTGGGCCACGCCTCTGTGTCTACTGCAGCTCATCTGGCGTGGCTTTTGGATGCCCTGGTGGCAGGGGTCTTTGGCAAGGTGGCGCGTGCCAAGGGCTTCGTGCGCACCTTGGACGGCCTGCTGCGCTTTGACGTGGTGGCCCGCCGCTGGGCCGTCACTGGTGCGGAGGAGCTGGGAGAAGAGCTCGACGCCGAGGAAGCCAAGGCAGTGTTTATCGGCAAGGATTTGGAGCGCAATTTCTTGCGCGAGGCCTTCTTGCCCCTCAGGTGGCACGCCGAGGAGCGCCTCCAGGAAGAGGAGCGCCATCACGACCATACCCACTGCGACCATGAGCAAGGCTACTGCGAGTATGGCGAGCATGGTCATGAGGACCACGAACCCGGGCGGCGCGCGCACCCCAAACATGGGGGTCATGAGCACGAGGGCCACGAGAACCATTAATTCCTCTGCCGCTAGGCCAGCCGAGAAGTGCGTGCCTCGATAAGCCGTTGGGCCAGGGTGTCCAGAGAGGCTACCAGGGGGTCGAGGGCGTCAAAGTCGTCGCCCTTGTTGGTCATCACCGCCATGATGTAGGCGTCGCCGTCGCGAACCACCAGGCCGGCGTCCACCGTGGAGTTCTGGGACTCGGTGGCGATCCAGCCGGGCTTCGACCAGGTGACGGCATCGGGCAGCTGAGCGATAGGACTGTTGAGCGGCTCTGAGAAGATGGCGGCTCCGTAGTCGTGAAGCGTCTCGGCCTCGCTGTCGCCCAGACACCAGGCTGCAGACTCCACCCAGAGGTCTGCCAGCTGCTCAGAGCTCAAATCCACATAGGAGCCCCAGTTGTCGCCCAAGGTCTCGGAGGAGCCTGCATTGTTCAGCCATTGGTTGATGGTGGCGGTGCCAAAGGCATTCTTGGCGGCGATGTAGCTGTTGTTGTCCGACTCGG harbors:
- a CDS encoding CobW family GTP-binding protein; amino-acid sequence: MKVLVISGFLGAGKTTFIQELARRTHRDFVIYENEYGQTDIDSQVLKEGTGLEVWESLDRCICCTGKQDFATSVLTIANTLDPEYLVVEPTGVAKLSAVLDNVDKVTYERISLLEPVCIVDWESWQSEKEAYPEIFNDQLDAAPTVVISKIPARDDAQAEGVDEGLDDLVGSICDAKPGVDIKAVPLSEIPDEWFESLLHRDLNPEQAAAEPAPSPDEDPGLETFALGHASVSTAAHLAWLLDALVAGVFGKVARAKGFVRTLDGLLRFDVVARRWAVTGAEELGEELDAEEAKAVFIGKDLERNFLREAFLPLRWHAEERLQEEERHHDHTHCDHEQGYCEYGEHGHEDHEPGRRAHPKHGGHEHEGHENH